In Nitrospirota bacterium, a single window of DNA contains:
- a CDS encoding phosphatidylserine decarboxylase family protein, with the protein MKFAPEGYPFITFFAALSGIVFWIGGGGVALISLLLTVFMFYFFRDPERKVPEGKNIFVAPADGKIIVIRDILEAEHLHKDVRQISIFMSPFNVHVNRVPCDGRVKTVRHVKGKFLAAYKDEASMQNEHIDMVFETRYGDLLLRQVAGFVARRAVCRKSEGDALQAGERYGLIKFSSRVDIYLPKDAVITVRMGDMVRAGETVLGRISGG; encoded by the coding sequence ATGAAATTCGCTCCCGAAGGCTATCCGTTCATTACCTTTTTTGCAGCCCTGTCCGGGATCGTGTTCTGGATCGGGGGAGGCGGCGTTGCTTTGATCTCCCTTCTGCTGACCGTGTTCATGTTCTACTTCTTCAGGGATCCTGAACGGAAGGTACCTGAAGGAAAGAATATCTTTGTTGCACCTGCTGACGGAAAGATCATCGTTATCAGGGATATTCTCGAAGCTGAGCATCTGCATAAAGATGTCAGGCAGATAAGCATATTCATGTCACCGTTTAATGTGCATGTGAACCGCGTCCCCTGCGATGGCAGGGTAAAGACCGTCCGGCATGTAAAGGGGAAATTTCTCGCTGCCTATAAGGACGAGGCTTCGATGCAGAACGAGCATATCGACATGGTATTTGAAACGCGGTACGGAGATCTCCTGCTGAGGCAGGTTGCCGGTTTTGTCGCCCGCAGGGCTGTCTGCAGAAAAAGCGAGGGAGATGCACTGCAGGCAGGAGAGCGCTATGGCCTGATAAAGTTCAGTTCAAGGGTCGATATCTATCTTCCGAAGGATGCGGTAATAACGGTCAGGATGGGGGATATGGTCAGGGCAGGAGAGACGGTCCTGGGCCGGATCTCAGGGGGGTAG
- a CDS encoding 2-isopropylmalate synthase, producing the protein MRTIRIFDTTLRDGEQSPGCSMNVDEKISMAKQLVKLGVDVIEAGFPIASPGDFAAVKRIANEVHGTIIAGLARAKEEDIRRAWEAIKDAPRHRIHTFHSTSDIHLKYQFRVSREEALKRSVAMVAFARSLAEDVEFSPMDATRTELPYLIEVVQAVIRAGASTVNIPDTVGYTTPSEFGAMIRAIKEKIGSSAVIAVHCHNDLGLAVANSLAAIRNGAGQVECTINGIGERAGNCSMEEVVMNLATRKDFYKATTNINTKEIIRTSRLLTRITGMHVQPNKAIVGANAFAHESGIHQDGLLKEKMTYEIMRPEDIGLKETELILGKHSGRHAFKTRLQELGYDLAPEEIENAFVKFKHLADQKKEIFDEDIETLVTEEFSKIPAVFRLMDLKVASGMGVVPKSTIKMKIRGRSVQKTARGDGPVDATYKAIAGMTKTKSNLLKFEVKGITGGTDALGEVVVTLEENGKNARGQGADTDIIVAAAKAYINALNKIASRKK; encoded by the coding sequence ATGAGAACGATAAGGATATTCGACACGACCTTGCGCGACGGCGAGCAGTCGCCCGGCTGTTCGATGAATGTTGATGAGAAGATTTCGATGGCAAAGCAGTTGGTTAAACTCGGCGTGGATGTCATTGAGGCAGGGTTTCCCATAGCCTCCCCCGGCGACTTCGCAGCAGTCAAACGTATTGCAAATGAAGTGCATGGCACTATAATTGCCGGGCTTGCCCGCGCAAAAGAGGAGGATATCAGAAGGGCCTGGGAAGCGATCAAAGATGCACCAAGGCACCGCATCCATACGTTTCACTCGACCTCAGACATACACCTTAAATATCAGTTTCGGGTGAGTCGCGAAGAAGCGCTTAAACGTTCCGTTGCCATGGTAGCGTTTGCAAGGAGTCTTGCAGAAGATGTTGAGTTTTCTCCTATGGACGCAACGCGCACCGAGCTTCCCTATCTTATCGAGGTTGTTCAGGCAGTGATCCGGGCAGGTGCTTCGACCGTGAATATCCCGGATACGGTCGGGTACACCACGCCCTCAGAGTTCGGCGCCATGATCAGGGCGATCAAGGAGAAGATCGGCAGCAGTGCTGTCATAGCAGTCCACTGCCACAATGACCTTGGTCTTGCCGTTGCCAACTCGCTTGCCGCTATTCGTAACGGCGCAGGGCAGGTTGAATGCACGATCAACGGCATCGGCGAGCGTGCCGGGAACTGTTCCATGGAAGAGGTGGTGATGAACCTTGCCACACGGAAGGATTTTTATAAGGCGACCACGAATATCAATACAAAAGAGATCATCCGGACGAGCAGACTCCTGACGAGGATTACCGGCATGCATGTTCAGCCGAACAAGGCGATCGTCGGCGCGAATGCCTTTGCCCATGAGTCAGGCATTCATCAGGACGGGCTGCTCAAGGAAAAGATGACCTATGAGATCATGCGGCCTGAGGATATCGGTCTCAAGGAGACCGAACTGATCCTCGGCAAACATTCAGGACGTCACGCCTTCAAAACCCGTCTTCAGGAACTCGGCTATGACCTGGCGCCCGAAGAGATCGAGAATGCTTTTGTAAAGTTCAAGCATCTGGCAGATCAGAAGAAGGAGATCTTTGACGAGGACATAGAAACCCTGGTGACTGAGGAGTTCTCGAAGATCCCGGCGGTGTTCAGGCTGATGGACCTGAAGGTGGCGAGCGGCATGGGAGTGGTTCCGAAGTCTACGATCAAGATGAAGATCAGGGGCAGGTCTGTCCAGAAGACGGCCAGGGGCGACGGTCCAGTGGATGCAACGTACAAGGCGATCGCCGGCATGACAAAGACCAAGAGCAATCTTCTGAAGTTCGAAGTAAAGGGGATCACCGGCGGCACTGATGCCTTGGGAGAAGTGGTCGTTACCCTTGAAGAGAACGGGAAGAATGCACGGGGCCAGGGTGCTGACACGGACATTATCGTTGCCGCTGCCAAGGCGTACATCAACGCTTTGAACAAGATCGCCTCACGGAAAAAATAA
- a CDS encoding AAA family ATPase has product MLRPLSIEELYHCCDPSVFAFNTTDELPEAIETIGQERALRAIDFGLNLENSGFNIFMLGENGTGKMTTIKSFLSKKAADEPVPSDWCYVYNFKDTDVPLAISLAPGMASLFHKDMEELVKTLRVEIPKIFESKEYEKQKSQIIEGFQQKQKEYFSALDEDAKAKGFSIRKSVSGLMIVPIKKSGEPLTEEEYEALEESIKTKIDEIGKTLQEKLNDVVREVRDAEKNLKVLLAKLEREAALSVVGHLTDDLKHKYQSHEKIYTYLAEMTEDILEHLDDFKGQEEQAPPLPFMRMQKNEPTFTRYAVNVLVNHAETTGAPCIYESNPTYFNLLGRLEYKFQFGVASTDFSMIKAGSLHKANGGYIVINALDLLRNMFSYDALKRAIRNGEVRIEDIWEQYRMISTTTLRPEAIPLRVKVILVGTPYLYYLLHNADDEYRELFKVKADFDSRMDSSTETVQKYAAFIASTAKKEKTLAFDRSGVSKIVEYGARLAGHQKKLSSQFSEVTDLIREANYWAKKAGSPVVQNAHVEKALQEKVYRNSRIEDRIQEMIVEGSIIVDTKGETIGQINGLAVLDMGDYMFGKPSRITAKTFTGKAGVVNIERETKMSGKIHEKAILIISNYIHSTYAGKKPISFSASITFEQLYDMVEGDSASCAELYVILSSLSGVPLKQNLAITGSMDQHGDVQPIGGVNEKIEGFFDLCRVRGLDGTHGVVMPQKNMHNLMLKKEVVDAVKDGKFSIYAISRVEEGLELFTGMVTGELNDDGTWPEGTLSSLVMKRFEEIAQAFKERDKKDDQKEKEKEENGK; this is encoded by the coding sequence ATGTTAAGACCGCTCAGCATCGAAGAACTCTACCATTGCTGTGACCCTTCTGTTTTTGCATTCAATACCACGGACGAACTGCCTGAGGCGATTGAGACGATCGGGCAGGAACGGGCGCTGCGGGCGATTGACTTCGGCCTGAACCTTGAAAACAGCGGGTTCAACATCTTTATGCTCGGCGAAAACGGCACAGGCAAGATGACGACCATCAAGTCCTTTCTCAGCAAAAAGGCTGCTGATGAACCTGTGCCCTCTGACTGGTGCTATGTATATAACTTCAAGGATACAGATGTCCCTCTTGCCATTTCTCTTGCCCCCGGGATGGCATCCCTGTTTCATAAGGATATGGAAGAGCTGGTCAAGACGCTAAGGGTCGAGATCCCGAAGATCTTCGAATCCAAGGAATATGAAAAGCAGAAGTCCCAGATCATAGAGGGATTTCAGCAGAAGCAGAAGGAATATTTCTCTGCGCTTGATGAAGATGCAAAGGCCAAGGGTTTTTCGATCCGCAAGAGCGTGAGCGGCCTCATGATCGTTCCGATCAAGAAGAGCGGGGAGCCTTTAACAGAAGAGGAATATGAAGCCCTTGAGGAATCGATCAAGACGAAGATCGACGAGATCGGCAAGACACTTCAGGAAAAATTGAACGATGTTGTGCGGGAAGTGCGTGACGCAGAGAAGAATCTCAAGGTCCTCCTTGCCAAACTTGAACGTGAGGCAGCGCTTTCTGTCGTAGGTCATCTGACCGATGACCTGAAGCATAAATACCAGTCCCACGAAAAGATATACACGTACCTGGCCGAGATGACCGAGGACATCCTGGAGCATCTTGATGATTTCAAGGGGCAGGAGGAGCAGGCGCCGCCTCTGCCGTTCATGCGCATGCAGAAGAATGAACCGACCTTTACCCGCTATGCAGTAAATGTGCTGGTCAACCATGCGGAGACCACGGGTGCGCCCTGTATCTATGAAAGCAATCCGACCTATTTCAACCTGTTAGGCAGACTTGAATACAAGTTCCAGTTTGGCGTTGCGTCGACGGACTTCTCGATGATCAAGGCCGGATCTCTGCATAAGGCGAATGGCGGTTATATCGTGATCAATGCACTTGATCTGCTCCGCAACATGTTCTCCTATGATGCCCTGAAGCGTGCGATTCGCAATGGTGAAGTCCGTATTGAGGACATTTGGGAGCAGTACCGGATGATCTCAACCACGACGCTGCGGCCTGAGGCTATCCCCCTCAGGGTTAAGGTCATCCTTGTCGGGACTCCTTATCTGTATTATCTTCTTCATAACGCAGATGACGAATATCGGGAACTTTTCAAGGTGAAGGCAGACTTTGACAGCAGAATGGACAGCAGCACAGAGACGGTCCAGAAATACGCTGCCTTTATTGCAAGTACAGCGAAAAAGGAAAAAACCCTTGCTTTTGACCGGTCCGGTGTTTCCAAGATCGTTGAGTACGGCGCCCGTCTTGCGGGCCACCAGAAGAAACTGTCATCACAGTTCAGCGAGGTGACGGACCTTATCAGGGAAGCGAACTACTGGGCAAAGAAGGCAGGCAGTCCGGTAGTTCAGAACGCTCATGTGGAGAAGGCGCTTCAGGAAAAGGTGTACCGGAACAGCAGGATCGAGGACCGCATTCAGGAAATGATCGTCGAGGGATCTATCATCGTAGATACGAAGGGAGAAACGATCGGACAGATCAACGGGCTTGCTGTCCTGGACATGGGCGACTATATGTTCGGCAAACCTTCGAGGATAACGGCAAAGACCTTTACCGGCAAGGCCGGCGTGGTCAATATCGAGCGTGAAACAAAGATGAGCGGCAAGATCCATGAAAAGGCGATCCTGATCATCAGCAACTATATCCACAGCACCTATGCCGGGAAAAAGCCGATAAGCTTTTCTGCCTCCATAACGTTTGAACAGCTGTATGATATGGTCGAGGGTGACAGTGCATCCTGTGCCGAACTGTATGTCATCCTGAGCAGCTTGTCGGGTGTTCCGCTGAAACAGAATCTTGCGATCACCGGTTCCATGGACCAGCATGGCGATGTGCAGCCGATCGGAGGGGTTAATGAGAAGATTGAGGGTTTCTTTGATCTCTGCAGAGTGCGTGGTCTTGACGGAACCCATGGTGTGGTCATGCCGCAAAAAAATATGCATAACCTCATGCTCAAAAAAGAGGTGGTTGATGCAGTCAAGGACGGCAAGTTCAGCATCTATGCCATCAGCCGCGTGGAGGAGGGACTTGAGCTCTTTACCGGCATGGTGACAGGAGAACTGAACGATGATGGGACGTGGCCAGAGGGAACGCTCAGCAGCCTTGTCATGAAACGGTTCGAAGAGATCGCACAAGCTTTTAAGGAGCGGGACAAGAAGGACGACCAGAAAGAAAAGGAGAAAGAAGAAAACGGGAAATGA
- a CDS encoding radical SAM protein — translation MTFPHPRFLQLYPTTRCNQSCSFCFNGPVGHPGDLSPEHALNLLDIMPGLGIFDLDIMGGEPFLLPWMPSFIHAAIKEGIMVNISTNGSFPEVMEAFRGLNPEKINIGISLEGSSAQTHRRLTDAAYYEKAVSSIRSLVAMGLDPIVKTVVNRTTMPDIPLIAELLSKLGVRRYYLIHMDLLADAVSAQHSALSYPEFLSFFQEIKSANTGIEINRVNASCFEKQTLPKGVRCAGGVRKLSVMPDGSVYPCNLFQHVPAFDLGNIFTDPFSVIWSSPRLDHFRTFGENSCGITACKNHASCTGGCPAHGILHGQGLQGTDIRCMERTNL, via the coding sequence ATGACCTTCCCTCACCCGCGATTTCTCCAGCTTTATCCCACGACTCGCTGCAACCAGAGCTGCTCCTTCTGCTTTAACGGTCCGGTCGGCCATCCCGGGGACCTGTCCCCTGAACATGCGCTGAACCTTCTCGATATCATGCCGGGTCTCGGCATTTTTGACCTGGACATCATGGGCGGCGAGCCGTTCCTGCTGCCATGGATGCCGTCGTTCATTCACGCTGCGATCAAAGAAGGGATCATGGTAAATATCAGTACCAATGGGAGCTTCCCCGAGGTCATGGAAGCGTTCAGGGGATTAAACCCTGAGAAGATCAACATCGGCATTTCTCTTGAGGGAAGTTCTGCCCAAACACACCGCCGTCTTACCGATGCAGCCTATTACGAAAAGGCAGTTTCAAGCATCAGGTCACTTGTTGCGATGGGCCTGGATCCGATTGTGAAAACCGTCGTGAACAGAACTACCATGCCGGACATCCCCTTAATTGCAGAACTGCTTAGTAAACTGGGGGTCAGGCGATATTATCTTATCCATATGGATCTTCTCGCAGATGCGGTCAGCGCTCAGCATTCAGCGCTCAGCTACCCGGAATTCCTGAGCTTTTTTCAAGAGATCAAATCAGCCAACACTGGAATTGAGATTAACAGGGTAAACGCCTCATGCTTTGAAAAACAGACACTTCCAAAAGGAGTGCGCTGCGCCGGAGGAGTGAGAAAACTCTCAGTCATGCCCGATGGCTCTGTCTATCCCTGCAACCTGTTTCAGCACGTCCCGGCATTCGATCTCGGGAATATCTTTACTGATCCGTTTTCGGTAATATGGTCAAGTCCCCGTCTCGATCACTTCAGAACATTCGGAGAGAACAGCTGCGGGATAACGGCCTGCAAAAATCATGCATCCTGCACAGGCGGCTGCCCTGCTCATGGCATTCTTCATGGTCAGGGACTGCAGGGCACGGACATTCGCTGCATGGAGAGGACTAATCTTTAG
- the pssA gene encoding CDP-diacylglycerol--serine O-phosphatidyltransferase has protein sequence MEAGHKQHGEKQPKKGVYLLPNTLTLCGMFCGFYAIMSAINGNFLHAAWAILLANIFDGLDGWIARLTNTTTRFGVELDSLSDLVAFGVAPSVMMYKWALMPFGRLGWAAAFLFVACGALRLARFNVQTGSSGSKAFKGMPIPGAASILSSVVIFYYVHWEGIPGKSVMYPFLTIFLALLMVSTLRYHGLKEVDFKEKKPFWMLIVFVMILFVMLIHPSTAIFVFAMAYLIWGIIENIILLVRKQRQQQEQPPGATGVQ, from the coding sequence ATGGAAGCCGGACACAAACAGCATGGCGAAAAGCAGCCGAAGAAGGGAGTTTATCTCCTTCCGAACACGCTGACGCTCTGCGGCATGTTCTGCGGTTTTTATGCCATCATGTCTGCAATCAACGGCAATTTTCTCCATGCTGCCTGGGCAATACTGCTTGCGAATATTTTTGACGGCCTTGATGGCTGGATCGCGCGTCTGACAAATACGACGACACGATTCGGCGTCGAGTTGGACTCGCTCTCAGACCTCGTTGCATTTGGCGTTGCGCCTTCGGTCATGATGTACAAGTGGGCGCTTATGCCTTTTGGCAGGCTCGGCTGGGCGGCAGCCTTCCTGTTCGTTGCCTGCGGCGCGCTCCGGCTGGCACGCTTCAATGTCCAGACCGGCAGTTCAGGGTCAAAGGCCTTTAAGGGAATGCCGATCCCCGGAGCTGCATCCATCCTCTCCTCCGTGGTCATTTTTTATTATGTGCACTGGGAAGGTATACCGGGTAAATCCGTTATGTACCCCTTTCTTACGATCTTTCTTGCCCTGCTGATGGTCAGCACACTCAGATACCATGGGTTAAAGGAAGTCGACTTCAAAGAAAAGAAGCCCTTCTGGATGCTTATTGTCTTTGTAATGATCCTGTTTGTGATGCTGATCCATCCGTCCACTGCCATTTTTGTTTTTGCGATGGCATATCTTATTTGGGGTATAATAGAAAATATTATACTCCTGGTCAGGAAGCAGAGACAGCAGCAGGAACAGCCGCCAGGAGCAACAGGGGTGCAATGA
- a CDS encoding lysophospholipid acyltransferase family protein has product MKRLRQFLLFSLLVLVTFPFAVLPLRFALRVGDALGLLLYMFWRSRRNIALDNLAGAVERGALLLTEDPGAVIRRNFRNLGRLVIEVVKIYYGMGDSIFRTVELRGAENFAKAMSRGNGVICITGHCGNWELMAVYLSMTLGGASIIARKQNNAYLNRLIERTREKYGNHIIYKQGALRHILSSLKKKEAVAMLMDQSVLKSEGIIIHFLGANAYAMKTPALIARKTGAAVVPLFIRRTETGHIIEIQEEIPLVADENSDTALLHDTINFSKAVEEYIKKYPSDWLWIHRRWKSV; this is encoded by the coding sequence ATGAAGAGGCTCCGTCAGTTCTTGTTGTTCAGTCTGCTTGTTTTGGTCACATTCCCCTTTGCAGTCCTGCCGCTCAGGTTTGCCCTGCGCGTCGGCGATGCCCTTGGTCTTCTGCTGTACATGTTCTGGAGGAGCAGAAGGAATATCGCTCTTGACAATCTTGCCGGTGCCGTGGAGCGCGGTGCCTTACTGCTCACCGAAGATCCGGGAGCAGTCATACGCAGGAATTTCAGAAATCTCGGCAGACTCGTCATTGAGGTTGTCAAGATATACTACGGCATGGGAGATAGTATATTCAGGACTGTGGAGTTGAGAGGCGCCGAAAACTTCGCGAAGGCAATGAGCCGGGGTAATGGTGTCATCTGCATCACGGGTCACTGCGGCAACTGGGAACTGATGGCCGTGTACCTTTCCATGACCCTTGGCGGCGCGAGCATCATCGCCCGGAAGCAGAATAATGCATACCTCAACAGGCTGATCGAGCGGACGAGGGAGAAATACGGCAATCATATCATCTATAAGCAGGGTGCGCTCAGGCATATACTGTCGTCACTGAAAAAGAAGGAAGCGGTTGCCATGCTTATGGATCAGAGCGTGCTGAAATCCGAGGGTATTATTATTCATTTTCTTGGTGCGAATGCCTATGCCATGAAAACCCCGGCCCTTATTGCGCGCAAGACCGGAGCTGCAGTTGTGCCGCTTTTCATCAGGAGGACGGAGACAGGGCATATTATCGAGATCCAGGAGGAGATCCCCCTGGTCGCGGATGAAAACAGCGATACGGCTCTTCTTCATGATACGATCAATTTTTCGAAAGCGGTTGAAGAGTATATAAAAAAATATCCTTCAGACTGGCTTTGGATCCACAGACGGTGGAAGAGCGTCTAA
- a CDS encoding CxxxxCH/CxxCH domain-containing protein, translated as MNKAAEVIINLLVTVAFIAFIYFGLYSPRITEAASMGPKSPKTAAGVWTNPNNALTSDTAYATYNLTEGANLTLSKYVFTIPAASKIDGIEVSVKGFGSNAANRTIAVSLTKNGTAAGTAKTQLLTGTDATYTLGTASDLWGATWLNTEINSETFGVMLRDPDATASGFNIDHVSVTVTYTPNEPMMHNSASIGSGKWGADGWGIAGGKYGEFVCETCHTRNTPNIKRVNTSVAAPDPAPSNFPGTGQAIVFNITSNGASDFGDDSSAHATSTKICEVCHTYDAGSANGVKYHAYDMSADLADRTHNNNTDCMTCHWHAQGFKPSCRVCHGFPPIDSETMVSNPSSTGSATAGAHAKHASSSGMSYSCDTCHFSGMPATPINGNNRIQIGFNVFGTGGGSYDGQALINGFVYEGKNSTTITTGGSKTCSGIYCHGSTMTSNNGTNLTPVWDNPATAACGTCHGATAANPPLRGSHRTHTMNDTWWHAPNTDPPFNNYIYGRNIACTVCHNNYPSSHVNGKTDWSFDVSTYPMLSGAEYMGGSSGSSNPVPVTYGQCANLYCHSIVQTSTGGPLTGLAGEYKAPTWGNLDEGTCGTCHYADAGHSYWADKGMSAIEISSGSHTKHLDNLTYTVGGGSKGPGRCAACHNYVGSDNLLGCASVCHNSGNLHVNYQIDVKFPPTKYGSSASYTGTPDPGNGYGNCSNTYCHGNGTSVSTSTIPGSSSPDWGAAGPLACNSCHAYPPAYSNGSPKANSHVRHGHISCEKCHWATTQASSTINDYSRHVNQQYDIGNSTGTITYTFSMGGGSCSGTFACHGNATWGTSITPPNYANCLSCHKTAMGSRRQIVDSNGDGSGSGGDFKKISHHHYPASGTITNADCQVCHDTSLHPGGNIRLKNADTGEVYIYSAASPSTAEDHCLSCHDADGAGGNMIPFSDGKVLGQTTYRSSIDIKSNWDKNYGHRQKGLTCLGDGTPNTGCHVSGHGSDYKGLLSKNLTLPNPSTAYYSAADEGSYDICFNCHQNYPRVTKEAILGYRLGGNYDLNGEGPPPYNLPNILTLFRDRNGQGTGNPYDNPLFWTNLYTNLHYFHVQSGGWSYRGATSSSMNCIACHNVHGSNTASGWTYDEMQYNRYTGTGSDQYGTMDAATYTILNNYPTNCTFNCHSLQGKTHNWFEPPGE; from the coding sequence ATGAACAAGGCAGCAGAGGTAATTATTAATCTCCTCGTCACCGTTGCATTCATTGCGTTCATATACTTCGGCTTGTATAGTCCGAGAATTACAGAAGCGGCATCGATGGGGCCGAAAAGTCCCAAAACCGCAGCAGGTGTCTGGACAAACCCAAACAATGCCTTGACGAGTGATACTGCCTACGCAACCTACAATCTCACTGAAGGGGCAAATCTAACACTTTCGAAATATGTATTTACCATTCCTGCCGCTTCAAAAATCGATGGCATTGAAGTATCCGTAAAGGGTTTTGGCAGTAATGCGGCGAACAGGACAATAGCGGTTTCCCTTACAAAAAATGGAACTGCCGCAGGTACGGCAAAGACTCAGCTGCTGACTGGTACAGATGCCACCTACACATTAGGAACAGCCTCAGATCTATGGGGAGCCACGTGGCTGAACACCGAGATAAACTCTGAGACTTTTGGTGTTATGCTTAGAGACCCCGATGCCACGGCAAGTGGTTTCAACATTGATCATGTATCTGTAACCGTTACCTATACTCCAAATGAGCCAATGATGCACAACTCTGCCAGCATTGGCTCTGGAAAGTGGGGAGCAGACGGCTGGGGTATTGCAGGCGGCAAATATGGTGAGTTTGTATGCGAGACCTGCCACACCAGGAATACGCCAAACATTAAGAGGGTGAATACATCCGTGGCTGCACCTGATCCGGCTCCTTCAAACTTCCCGGGAACCGGTCAGGCAATAGTTTTTAACATTACAAGCAATGGCGCGTCTGATTTCGGTGATGACTCTTCAGCACATGCTACCTCAACCAAAATCTGCGAGGTCTGTCATACGTATGACGCAGGCTCTGCAAATGGAGTTAAATACCACGCTTACGATATGTCAGCAGACTTAGCAGATAGGACCCATAACAACAATACGGATTGCATGACCTGCCACTGGCATGCACAGGGCTTCAAGCCATCCTGTAGAGTATGCCACGGGTTCCCTCCCATTGACTCTGAGACAATGGTATCAAACCCGTCGTCAACAGGATCTGCTACTGCAGGTGCACATGCCAAACATGCGTCATCTTCCGGGATGAGCTATTCCTGCGACACGTGTCACTTCAGCGGCATGCCGGCAACTCCCATCAACGGCAATAACAGGATACAGATCGGCTTTAATGTTTTCGGCACAGGCGGGGGCTCGTATGACGGTCAAGCCCTCATAAACGGTTTTGTCTATGAAGGGAAAAACAGCACAACCATAACCACAGGCGGATCAAAGACCTGCTCAGGTATCTACTGCCATGGCTCGACCATGACATCCAACAACGGAACTAATTTGACTCCGGTGTGGGACAACCCTGCAACGGCTGCATGCGGAACCTGCCATGGCGCTACTGCGGCAAATCCACCACTCAGGGGCAGCCACAGGACACATACGATGAATGATACCTGGTGGCATGCTCCCAATACCGACCCTCCCTTTAACAATTACATCTACGGCAGGAACATTGCATGCACGGTATGTCACAACAATTACCCGTCCAGTCATGTAAATGGAAAAACCGACTGGTCCTTCGATGTTTCAACGTATCCAATGCTTTCCGGAGCTGAATACATGGGAGGTTCAAGCGGTTCATCGAATCCTGTTCCGGTCACCTACGGCCAATGTGCCAATCTGTACTGCCACAGCATTGTCCAGACGAGCACTGGAGGGCCGCTGACAGGTCTCGCCGGGGAATATAAAGCGCCGACCTGGGGCAATCTGGATGAAGGCACATGCGGTACGTGCCATTACGCTGATGCCGGACATTCATACTGGGCAGATAAAGGCATGAGTGCTATTGAGATAAGCTCAGGAAGCCATACAAAACATCTCGATAACCTTACGTATACTGTAGGCGGGGGATCAAAGGGGCCGGGCAGGTGTGCTGCCTGCCATAACTATGTCGGATCAGACAACCTTCTGGGCTGCGCATCAGTCTGTCACAATAGCGGCAACCTTCATGTCAACTATCAGATTGATGTGAAGTTTCCGCCGACAAAGTACGGCAGCAGCGCTTCTTATACCGGCACGCCCGATCCGGGCAATGGCTATGGAAACTGCTCAAATACCTACTGCCACGGCAATGGGACATCTGTATCGACCAGCACAATCCCGGGCAGCTCTTCACCAGACTGGGGTGCTGCCGGGCCGCTCGCCTGCAACTCATGCCATGCTTACCCGCCTGCTTATTCAAATGGTTCTCCAAAGGCAAACAGCCATGTCAGGCATGGTCATATATCATGCGAAAAATGTCATTGGGCAACGACACAGGCGAGCAGTACGATAAACGACTATTCGAGGCATGTAAATCAACAGTATGATATCGGCAACAGTACAGGCACCATCACATATACTTTTAGTATGGGGGGAGGATCCTGCAGCGGGACATTCGCCTGTCATGGCAATGCGACCTGGGGAACTTCAATCACGCCGCCAAACTACGCAAACTGTCTTTCCTGCCATAAGACAGCAATGGGCAGCAGAAGGCAGATCGTCGATAGTAACGGTGACGGTTCAGGGAGCGGCGGAGATTTTAAAAAGATCTCACATCACCACTATCCGGCCAGCGGTACGATTACCAACGCCGACTGCCAGGTATGCCACGACACATCCCTTCACCCGGGTGGAAACATCCGGCTGAAGAATGCGGATACAGGAGAAGTATATATATACAGCGCGGCCAGTCCTTCAACGGCTGAGGACCACTGCCTGAGTTGCCATGACGCCGATGGGGCCGGCGGCAACATGATTCCCTTCTCTGACGGGAAGGTCCTCGGTCAAACCACCTATCGAAGCAGTATTGATATAAAGAGCAACTGGGACAAAAATTACGGACACCGGCAAAAGGGTCTTACATGCCTTGGCGATGGCACTCCGAATACAGGATGCCACGTTAGTGGACACGGCTCGGACTATAAGGGGCTCTTGAGCAAAAACCTGACTCTCCCCAATCCATCTACCGCATATTATAGTGCAGCGGACGAAGGTTCGTATGATATCTGCTTCAATTGCCATCAAAACTATCCCCGGGTGACAAAGGAAGCCATTTTAGGATACAGGCTCGGCGGTAATTATGACTTAAACGGTGAGGGTCCGCCGCCCTACAACCTTCCGAATATCCTGACATTATTCAGGGACAGGAATGGACAAGGCACCGGAAATCCCTATGACAACCCTCTTTTCTGGACGAACTTATATACCAATCTCCATTACTTTCACGTGCAAAGTGGTGGGTGGTCTTACAGGGGAGCAACAAGCTCATCCATGAACTGCATAGCCTGCCATAACGTTCATGGTTCGAATACAGCGTCAGGATGGACTTACGATGAGATGCAGTATAATCGTTATACGGGCACAGGCAGTGACCAATACGGAACTATGGACGCCGCAACCTATACGATTCTCAATAATTATCCGACTAATTGCACTTTCAACTGTCATAGCCTGCAAGGGAAAACGCATAATTGGTTTGAGCCGCCAGGGGAGTAA